A window of Rickettsiales bacterium contains these coding sequences:
- a CDS encoding ATP-binding protein, which yields MKENNKHTYSLLGRFISLIFLILIGISAYITWKIENKYKKEVENNLANIAYNIKQNIITNSPDKLPSRILANELDQIIHTNQYNQEIITYYAVFDKRNNLVITHSPQLNINNREKVTKNLSQLISNKKEQILHVTKSASYVLFKLENSPFILLLGTNPVTINYKDYFYNLLDYKLELLFLLTTILSLIYFFYKSILEPFLALSQAALDISNGNIDSAIPKTNSKEGTMVANALEKIKNSLKTEKELVQEISKTRNSLSLVNLKLENNVANKTTELKKALEEKTLFINNLSHEVKTPLQSISHILENLVSNWPELNEEEKFNFSTQAAHSSQHLLSLVGNLLEIAKFSDGKIILDLKNTNLIEAITEVVEECKMLYMNNKKIKIIVSNKDPVYTNIDRNRIKQVIRNLLLNAIKFSGNDAYISIAVSPTKILGQNSFMSDALQISIHDQGIGIPEDELSNIFSPFIQGANTKNKSIGTGLGLTICHEIISAHYGKIWAENNKDGGATFNISIPVTQPIELTNSISDSITLHNNGYNILMIDDEEICLNSMEMLLYGTQYNLVKVKSAQFALEYLKENYKSISVIFIDLMMPDIYGLNLLSLIKEDPHLSLIPIILQTSSSDENEILKAFEKGVFSFITKPYKKNKLLEEIKRAIQFKELGTGEQPPSPLLPSMNNQNKTFTSTNL from the coding sequence ATGAAAGAAAACAATAAACACACTTACTCTCTTCTAGGTAGATTTATTAGTTTAATATTTCTTATATTAATTGGCATATCAGCATATATCACTTGGAAGATTGAAAACAAGTATAAGAAAGAAGTAGAGAATAATTTAGCTAACATTGCATATAACATAAAACAAAATATTATTACTAATTCTCCAGATAAATTACCTTCAAGAATTTTAGCAAATGAACTTGATCAAATAATTCACACTAACCAATATAATCAGGAAATTATTACATATTATGCAGTGTTCGACAAACGTAACAATTTAGTTATCACACATTCTCCTCAACTTAACATTAACAACCGAGAAAAAGTAACTAAAAACCTCTCTCAACTCATCTCAAATAAAAAAGAACAAATATTACATGTAACAAAGAGCGCAAGTTATGTACTCTTTAAATTGGAAAACTCACCTTTTATTCTTCTTCTTGGAACCAATCCTGTAACAATAAATTATAAAGATTATTTTTATAACCTCTTAGATTATAAGCTTGAATTATTATTCTTATTAACAACCATTTTAAGTTTAATTTATTTCTTTTATAAATCTATTTTAGAACCATTTCTAGCTTTATCTCAAGCAGCACTAGATATTTCAAATGGCAACATAGATAGCGCCATTCCTAAGACTAACAGCAAAGAAGGTACTATGGTTGCTAACGCTCTTGAAAAGATAAAAAACTCCCTAAAAACTGAGAAGGAACTTGTTCAAGAAATTAGTAAGACAAGAAACTCTCTGTCTCTAGTAAATTTAAAACTTGAAAATAATGTTGCCAATAAAACAACAGAGTTGAAAAAAGCTTTAGAAGAGAAAACTTTATTCATTAATAACTTAAGTCATGAAGTTAAAACACCTTTACAGAGCATTTCACATATCTTAGAGAACTTAGTATCTAACTGGCCTGAATTAAATGAAGAAGAAAAGTTTAACTTCTCTACTCAAGCCGCACATAGCTCGCAGCACTTATTATCTTTAGTAGGAAACTTATTAGAAATAGCAAAATTTTCTGATGGAAAAATAATCCTAGATCTAAAAAACACTAATTTAATTGAAGCAATTACAGAAGTGGTAGAAGAATGTAAAATGCTATATATGAATAACAAAAAGATTAAAATTATTGTTTCTAATAAAGACCCTGTCTATACAAATATAGATAGAAATCGTATCAAACAAGTTATACGTAATTTATTACTCAATGCAATTAAATTCAGTGGAAATGATGCCTATATCTCAATTGCTGTGTCTCCAACAAAAATATTAGGTCAAAATAGTTTTATGTCAGACGCTTTACAAATCTCTATTCATGACCAAGGAATAGGTATTCCGGAAGATGAATTATCTAATATTTTTTCTCCTTTTATCCAAGGAGCTAATACCAAAAACAAATCAATAGGAACTGGATTAGGACTAACAATTTGTCACGAAATAATCTCTGCTCATTATGGAAAAATATGGGCTGAAAACAACAAAGATGGAGGAGCAACTTTTAATATTAGCATTCCAGTAACACAACCTATTGAATTAACAAACTCTATCTCAGATTCAATAACGCTTCATAATAACGGCTATAATATATTAATGATTGATGATGAAGAAATTTGTTTAAATAGTATGGAAATGCTCTTATATGGAACTCAATATAACTTAGTTAAAGTGAAATCAGCTCAATTTGCTTTAGAATATTTAAAAGAAAATTATAAGTCTATATCCGTAATCTTTATTGATTTAATGATGCCTGATATTTATGGTCTTAATCTACTCTCTTTAATTAAAGAAGACCCCCATTTATCTTTAATTCCCATAATTCTTCAAACAAGCAGTAGTGATGAAAATGAAATACTAAAAGCTTTTGAAAAAGGCGTTTTTAGCTTTATAACAAAACCATACAAAAAAAATAAACTACTGGAAGAAATAAAAAGAGCTATTCAATTTAAAGAATTGGGAACAGGTGAACAGCCCCCCTCGCCTTTATTACCATCGATGAATAATCAAAATAAAACCTTTACTTCTACTAATTTATAA